From one Lycium ferocissimum isolate CSIRO_LF1 chromosome 5, AGI_CSIRO_Lferr_CH_V1, whole genome shotgun sequence genomic stretch:
- the LOC132056678 gene encoding NAC domain-containing protein 7-like, translating to MNSFSHVPPGFRFHPTDEELVDYYLRKKITSRRIDLDVIKEVDLYKIEPWDLQELCRIGTEEQSDWYFFSHKDKKYPTGTRTNRATAAGFWKATGRDKAIYSKRDVIGMRKTLVFYKGRAPNGLKSDWIMHEYRLETDPNGAPQAKGWVVCRVFQKRMASTRKQSEHESPIWYDHHDQVSFMPDIDSPKQHSHQSSLTNYHYPNYPCKKEFENLHYQIPRQQFLQLPLLESPKFLPAPPCTTMSVFGINVNTNHGSSNLHQSSVLTREHVHYHPNNSTNEQVADQVTDWRVLDKFVASQLSQEEVSKEKDYSNTLHGATEDSNLMVRNLNKQETVTENNSTASSCSQIDLWK from the exons ATGAATTCCTTTTCACATGTTCCTCCTGGCTTTCGGTTCCACCCAACTGATGAAGAGCTTGTAGATTATTACCTCAGGAAGAAAATAACTTCCAGAAGGATTGACCTAGATGTTATCAAAGAGGTGGACCTCTACAAGATTGAACCATGGGATCTTCAAG AACTATGCAGAATAGGGACAGAAGAACAAAGTGACTGGTACTTCTTCAGCCACAAAGATAAAAAATACCCAACAGGTACAAGAACCAATAGAGCCACAGCAGCAGGATTTTGGAAAGCAACTGGAAGGGACAAGGCTATTTATTCCAAACGTGACGTGATTGGCATGAGGAAGACCTTGGTTTTTTACAAAGGGAGGGCTCCTAATGGTCTAAAATCTGACTGGATTATGCATGAATACCGACTTGAGACTGATCCAAATGGTGCCCCTCAGGCAA AAGGATGGGTAGTGTGTAGAGTATTCCAGAAGAGAATGGCAAGCACGAGGAAACAAAGTGAGCACGAGTCACCAATTTGGTACGATCATCATGATCAAGTTTCATTCATGCCAGACATAGACTCCCCAAAGCAACACTCTCATCAGTCTAGCCTCACTAATTACCACTATCCTAATTACCCTTGCAAGAAGGAATTCGAAAATTTGCACTACCAAATTCCACGTCAACAATTTCTTCAGCTCCCTCTTTTAGAAAGTCCTAAGTTTCTTCCAGCACCTCCTTGCACCACAATGTCAGTGTTTGGCATTAACGTTAATACTAATCATGGTAGCTCTAATTTGCATCAGTCCTCCGTGCTCACACGAGAACATGTGCATTATCATCCCAACAATAGCACTAATGAACAAGTTGCTGATCAAGTGACCGATTGGCGAGTGCTCGATAAATTTGTAGCTTCTCAACTTAGCCAAGAGGAGGTTTCCAAGGAAAAAGATTACTCAAATACCTTACATGGTGCTACTGAAGACTCGAATTTGATGGTTCGAAATTTGAACAAACAAGAAACTGTCACAGAAAATAACTCCACGGCGTCGTCCTGTTCTCAGATTGACCTGTGGAAGTGA
- the LOC132056679 gene encoding monocopper oxidase-like protein SKS1 encodes MASFMGSFFVHRVCCIALIFTLCFAADPFAIFDLEYSYITVSPLGIPQQVIAVNGKFPGPVLNVTTNYNVVVNVKNQLDENLLVTWSGIQMRRTSWQDGVLGTNCPIPATWNFTYQFQVKDQIGSFFYFPSLNMQRAAGGFGSFIVTNRNIIPIPFSPPDGDIVIIIGDWYTRSHMALRKDLDAGKLLGMPDGVLINGKGPYRYNTTLVHDGIDHETINVDPGKTYRVRVHNVGSSTCLNFRIQNHNLLLVETEGYYTSQQNYTSVDIHVGQSYTFLVTMDQNASSDYYVVASARFVNQTIWQKVTGVAVLHYSNSKGKAAGPLPDPPNDVYDTSYALNQAMSIRQNVSASGARPNPQGSFHYGQINVTDVYLLKSVPPVSIDGKLRATYNGISFKNPATPMRLADVYYVKGVYKLDFPTKPMNRPPKVDTSIINATYKGFIEVVLQNNDTVVQSFHMDGYSFFVVGMGFGEWTENNRGSYNRWDAISRSTTQVFPGGWTAVLVSLDNVGVWNLRAENLDRWYLGQETYMRIINPEDHSNKTEMRVPHNVLYCGALSYKQKKQKTSSATTVFGSSELYFTLLLVFSAVISLVC; translated from the exons GTTATAGCTGTGAATGGGAAATTTCCAGGTCCTGTCCTTAATGTCACAACCAATTATAATGTTGTGGTGAACGTGAAGAACCAATTGGATGAAAATCTTCTGGTCACTTG GTCTGGAATTCAGATGCGACGGACGTCCTGGCAAGATGGAGTTCTTGGTACAAATTGCCCCATTCCTGCTACATGGAACTTCACTTATCAGTTTCAAGTAAAGGATCAGATTGGTAGCTTCTTCTATTTCCCTTCCCTCAACATGCAGAGGGCAGCTGGCGGTTTTGGTTCTTTTATTGTCACGAACCGTAACATTATCCCGATTCCTTTTAGCCCTCCTGATGGCGATATAGTGATAATTATTGGCGATTGGTACACCCGCAGCCATATG GCTTTGAGGAAGGACCTTGATGCTGGGAAGCTATTGGGAATGCCGGATGGAGTACTTATTAATGGAAAAGGCCCATACAGATACAACACGACGCTCGTACATGATGGCATTGACCATGAAACAATAAATGTTGATCCAG GCAAAACCTATCGGGTTCGGGTGCACAATGTTGGAAGCTCTACTTGTTTGAATTTTAGGattcaaaatcataatttactGTTGGTGGAGACGGAGGGATATTACACTTCGCAGCAGAATTATACTAGTGTAGATATTCATGTTGGACAGTCTTACACATTTCTGGTTACCATGGATCAGAATGCAAGTAGTGATTACTATGTTGTGGCGAGTGCTAGATTTGTAAATCAAACAATCTGGCAAAAAGTAACTGGTGTTGCAGTTTTACATTATTCCAACTCCAAAGGAAAGGCAGCTGGCCCCCTTCCAGACCCTCCAAATGATGTTTATGACACATCTTATGCATTGAATCAGGCCATGTCCATCAG GCAAAATGTTTCTGCAAGTGGAGCTCGGCCGAATCCTCAAGGATCTTTCCATTATGGTCAAATTAATGTCACAGATGTTTATTTGCTAAAGAGTGTGCCACCAGTGTCAATTGATGGAAAGCTTCGAGCTACCTATAATGGGATTTCATTTAAAAATCCTGCTACTCCAATGAGGCTTGCTGATGTATACTATGTGAAGGGTGTCTACAAGCTTGATTTCCCAACCAAGCCAATGAACAGACCACCCAAGGTGGACACTTCCATTATCAATGCTACATACAAGGGATTTATAGAAGTCGTATTGCAGAACAATGACACTGTAGTCCAGAGCTTTCACATGGATGGTTActcattttttgttgttgg GATGGGTTTTGGAGAATGGACAGAGAACAACAGGGGATCTTATAATAGGTGGGATGCAATTTCCCGGTCTACGACTCAG gtTTTTCCTGGAGGATGGACAGCAGTTTTGGTATCTCTTGACAACGTTGGGGTATGGAACCTCAGAGCAGAAAACCTGGACAGGTGGTATTTAGGGCAGGAAACGTATATGAGAATTATCAATCCCGAAGATCATAGCAACAAAACAGAAATGCGAGTGCCTCACAATGTTCTCTACTGTGGTGCTCTTAGTTATAAGCAAAA GAAACAGAAAACGTCTTCAGCGACAACCGTATTTGGAAGCTCAGAGCTATATTTTACATTGCTGTTGGTGTTCTCTGCTGTTATCAGTCTTGTCTGTTAG